The genomic stretch ATGGCTGCTTCGGCCGCAGGTTGGATTCGGTTGCCATGGGTTTTGTAGTGTATGTGTCCGAGTAGTCGCGTGATAGGCGGGATGCAAAAGAGGTCGTAGGCATCGGTGAATATCTCCATTCCTTTATCAAGCACAAGAGCCACGAATTCAGAATCACATTTGAGTGAAACAAAACGATGCGTTTTTTGTAAGCGAGATAATCGACTATAATTTGCACACGAATTCATGACATAATGCAACCCCTGTCGGGTGTCCTAATTATTGAGATTGAGATGTGAATGCACACAGGTCAATTTACCTGCCACAACGACGGCCTTGATGTGGTAGTACCGTGTCCTGGCGGTATCGAGCAGAGAAAGAACTTTCAGCGGCATGGTCGCTCGTCACTAAGTTCAGCTTCTTCAAGAAACAACCTTCGAATGCAGCAATCTAATGCTTTTTGATGTGTAAGAGTTATGGTCGGGTTATAAAGATGATGGAAGAGATGACACAGACCAATGGAAGTCCAGTCACCTCACTGTTCGTAGCGTATGCATGGGAAGCAACCAGGCGGTTTCCTTCGACGATGATGTCATGGATGCAGTCGAAGCGAACCGCATGAGTTAGCGATTTCTTTGCTTCTGATTTGGTGAGACCGTAATCTGATTGGACTATGATGACTTCTGGAAACACAATGTGAGTTCTCGTCATTTGAGCATTGTTTAGTTCGTTGGTAGCAAGGTCAACTATCATTATCTACTCCAATCACACAAAGCTCTTACACGGTTTTCTAAACAAGAGTTATACTCCGGCTTGTTTTTTCACGTTCGTGAAATGTTTGGACGTGCTTGTCGGTTCTTGCGACTGAATGGAGTTTTCCCCGCGTGCATGTTTACGATGTTTGTTTGGAACAGGACGTGGATCATCGATCCTCTCTACTTCCAAAGCCGCCTCCTTACCTATCCTTGTTCGAATCGGATTTCCTCTAAATAGGCcgatttgtcaatataagtCCTTCAAgccaatttcacaaagtaaaagatttatgattaaattggcgaatctttaaaaagtataaaactaaattgacaaattgtcaaaagtttaggactaaattagcacaataaaaaaaatgtaggactaaattagttaCTATAGAATAAGTTTAAGAGTTTTTGGATTAATAGATATAGATAGATCGATCCGCAACTCAAGTGGCAAATTGCAAGCACACAAACTTGGGCAATAATATAGAGAAAACTCAAAAATCCTAAGTTAAAATGAGGAAATAGATAAATgaaggcaaaaggacacctaaaatgtcaatatttgtatacggcactcattttagtgccgatttttttttatcacttgagtgccgatttttttgaaaagtagtTATTTCGGTGCTAACTCTAGTGAGCTTCGCCGGAATTCTGATGTGGCATCTACGTGGCTTGTCAGAGCTTTCAAGtcagtagtaaaaaaaataaaaaaaaaatccacataacatttaaaaagtaaaaacaaactaaaaataagcgaaaaataaataaataaataaataaatgtcgtTGCAGCAGCCCGGGTCGTAAGCCCTCACCACCGTCACCCCACCATTGTCTAGAGAGCTAAACACATGTCGGTCGCTTGTCAGAGAGTATCGAGAGATTTTGGACGTGACAAGAAGGCTCCCGAAGAGAGTCAGTGCTTCCTAGATGGCCATTGAACATCGGGCAAAGACTTCCAGTCTTCCAGCATGTTTATTATCTTGTTTCTGTTATTTAATTGTTTAGACACCTTCATTTGGTCATTTACTATTCCTCAAAAGTAAAATCAGGTATTATCATTAGTTTTCGATCCTTGAGTTAGATACATTGCAAGCACTATATCACATTAGTTCTTTTTCCTTAACTTGGCCCGGTCCGCTCACGCATGATTGATGCAAAATTAAATTGGCTTCAAATTTGGTCTACTTCTACAAATGGAGAAATCACAAGGGCCTTCATTGAATCAACATATGACTTAGGGCCTGTTTGGCAACGTTTCTGTTCCTCCGATTCCGCTCtccgaaataaaataaaaaagaatcagaaacattTTTGGTAACGCAAGTGATTCTAATTTCGATTTTGCTCCaggaaacacttttggaccaattttaggaaacaaaaaaaaaaagttgcttctcaaGAAAAAGAATACTTTTGAGGATAAAAAGGCAACGATagtcttctctcacttttgttgAGCGATTGCAAGGCGTGGGCTAGTCAACCTGACCCagcccaaataaaaaaaaatttaataaaaatttcggaaactaataaaaaatgactaaaaacccaaaaaatggaaaattaataaaaattctaaagaaattagaaaaaatagaaaaactccaaaaaaaaatctcaaaaatgaggagatgggtcatttcaattggccaatcctattttttgatgatttcgccttccaatttctcccaaatgacgatttttcgcTTATTGGcaaatctttccaaaaaatctcgaaaattccaaaaaaatctctaaaaataggaaatggattcattcaactggccaaacctatttttggtgatttgcCTTTCGATTTTTGCTTGATTTATTGTAGAAGTACCATGCTGCATTTGTGACCATCCGCATAACATCCAAAGGTAAAACCGAGCCACCTATGTGGCAAagatggattttattcattctgagtaataaaagataatcagagTTACCTCTTTCATCCTTGGTATATGCATAGCCTCGAGAAAAGCATGGGAACACAACAATTTTAACGTATTATATTTCCAAAGAACAAATCTGAAGCATCCCTATTTTAGCCAAAAAGACGTCATGGTACAAGAGGATCGGttttaggaaaatcatcaaatgtgattatgtaattatttgatttaaatgacaaattggaaagagaaattatttcccagaacagaaattttgtatagttaccaaacacgtttctattccaggaacagaaattttatgtaatTACCAAACGCTTTTTGATTCTCTAAAGCTCATCCaatgaacagaataaaaaaaattaattttaattagaatcacttttttggagcataaacgttaccaaacaggcctTTACTCTCTTGGATGTCATGATTACTTGGGTATTGAAATTGGATATAAACTTGTTAATGGAGATGAATGAAGTGCGTACAGAATGTGCAAAGTTCACAGGACACGACTAGAAAGCTTTCATAATCAAAGACAAAAATGGAAACaggaaaatctaatttgaattttgaaattccaaCTTGGAATTCGAGACCAAAATCAATGAGCCACAAATGCTATTCTGCTCTTCAACCTTGGATGGGCTCTTCGTAATTTCTGATGTCTTGACTCGTTTTCTGTGTTTCTTTACTCGTAGTGTATTTTCTAAGCTGAATGTGCTTAGGGATATCCTCCAGAGTTATAGTTACTTCAATTCCTTCCGTATCTATCGAGCCATTTCACTATGCATCATGATATTCTCCCGCTACAAGCTCTAAACTTCCTTGACTTGCTCACTACTTTAGAGATGATTTTTCATAGCTCCCGACTCAAAATTTAACTCGTGCACATGATCCTGGCCACGTGCAATATACTTCCCTTAAGCTttgtgttggaatatataaatattaaatcacgccttcttctatcagcttaaacTTGGATgtgatcccatcaaatctttcatggtatcagagtaggaggtcctaagttcaaatctttccaggtcCCTATTTacctccccaatgaatatttccaaacttagtactaggcaaaaagaccaaacTAAGCGTGAAGAGGAGtgttaagcttttagaatagttggctgTGGtcctatcaaatatttcacTTTATATGTTGGAAACTCATAATTGATGAGTACATCAAGCATTCCATCGTTGGATCTCGTGAATTGTACCATTACGTCCTTCCCTATTGATGAGCTAATATGGGCATTTCATCCATAGGCATTGTGGATGAACTATTATATCATTCATGAATGATGAGCTTACAATAGGCATCTTAGTTTGTGGATTGTACCCTTATGACTCATCCTTACTCTCATTCGCATTCTCATTCTCCTCAAGCGATCTCCCCATGGTCTCCCTCGTGAACAACATGGTCACCACCATCCCCACCACGCAAATCCCACCCAATATGTTCAGCATAACTCTCATACTCAACGTCATGTCAGACCCAAATTCGTCGTCATTGTGTGTCGCCATCAAGAACCCCACGGCGCCAATCATTGCCCCGACCTTCCCCACGGCCCCGGCGATCCCGTGGCACGTCGACCTGAACCGCGCAGGGAACAGCTCGGCCGGCACGATGAACGTGGTCGTGTTGGGCCCGCAGTTTGAGAAGAAGAAGGTCAGACAGTACACGAACATGAAAAGCCCACCATGGTGCTTCCAATGTATGTTTCCGATGAAGAAGTACGCGATGGccatgaagaggaacccgacTGCTTGGATCCTAACCCGCCCGACACGGTCAATGAGGTAGACGGCAGCGAAGTAGCCAGGGATCGTGGAGCCAACCACGACAATAGCTTGGAGCCTTGCGACCTCAAAGGCAGCCTGGAAGGCGGTGAGTGCTTCGGCGGCCTGGAAGGCGGTGAGTGCTTCGGCGGCCTGGAAGGCGGTGAGCGCTTCGCCGGCCTTCTCATTGTGCAGGTACATTTTATGCAGGTACATTTTGTAGATGTGGGGTTGGCAGAGGTTATTGATGTAAAAGACGATGTCGAGGAGGAACCACGAGATGGAGCAGGCAAGGAGGTCGCGGCCGTGAAGGAGGAAGAACTGCTTGGAGAAGAGACGATAGGATGGCGGGCTCGGCGGGATGAGATGGTCCTCGGCAATCTGGCTCAAGGACACGTCTAGGACGGGCTCCATGTCCCGGGCAGCTTTGAGCACATTTAGCTCCACCAAAGCGGTGTACCTAATTATACCATCAAAACGCTTCGTAATGTTCAACTCTGTCCATCTCGTAGAGGTCTAGAAATGAGTCGCTACAGAAAGTTCTTCAACAATTAGGATGGTGCCCGTGATTCATGAAACCCATTTTGTGCAAGTATTTTCTGAAGGGATTGATCAATCATGGCACAATTTTAACACATGGAAGCTGATACAAGCAAATATTTCACCAACAATATGAATCGACACGAATTTAAACACGTCATTGTTTCTAATTCAGTCAAAATGTAGAGGTTTGAAATGACACGGTCTCGACGGTTGACACTGAATTGTTTGGCACGACAGGCCAAActctatttttgtaatttcggtCATTGGCCGAGTAGTCTATCCTATTTAGTGACACCCAGCAATTAATCCTTAGAATTGTTGAGGGGACAATCTTGTTAGGGTGATCCCACATCGGTTGTCCCAACAATTCTAGCAACCAAAGAGAGACATACTTGATCATGACCGTAAATACCATAGACCAAACAACTCTTTATGAACAAAATGAAACgataaataaattaatcaaaCTAAACAATAAATTAAGCACGGAAAGGTACATCCATACCTTGCAGTTTCTGGCATCATCATCCGCCAGTAATATGTTAATGCGGTCGGAACAGCACCAAGCATCAATATCAACCTCCAGGCGAGATCAGCATCACTTGTTTTGAGATCTTTCTGGCCAAATATCGTGCACATCACCATCGTAACAATCGAGCTCGCCAGAATCCCAAACCCTTGCATCGAGAAGACGGCCGCTATGAATCCGCCACGCAGTCTCTTGTTAGCAAACTCCGCCATGATGGTTGCCGAGAGCGGATAATCTCCTCCGATCCCTATCCCAAGCAAGAACCTGAAAAGAATTTAAAAGAGTGAACCTCGCTTCTTATGAGTACTCACAAAAATTGAATAGGGACTAATTATACACAATATGACAGGATAGCGGGTTCCAGCGCTACGATCACCTGAAAAATCCTAGACTCGCCAGGACACGACCTTGTGTCGTGCCCACTGATAATCCGCACCCGATGGAGCCGGTAATCATGAGCATCAAGGAGAGGCCATACACGCGCCTCCTCCCAATGCGATCGCCGAGCCGGCCAAATACGAGTTGACCGATCACTGTGCCAAGGAGAGCAACAGCCAGCATGGTTGCTTCAACGCCACGCAGGATGTGGTGGTCGCGGGATTTGTAGTATACGTGTCCGAGCAGT from Rhodamnia argentea isolate NSW1041297 chromosome 2, ASM2092103v1, whole genome shotgun sequence encodes the following:
- the LOC115738738 gene encoding probable inorganic phosphate transporter 1-8, which gives rise to MPLKVLSVLDAAKIRYYHFKAIIVAGMGIFADAYDLFCIPPITRLLGHVYYKSRDHHILRGVEATMLAVALLGTVIGQLVFGRLGDRIGRRRVYGLSLMLMITGSIGCGLSVGTTQGRVLASLGFFRFLLGIGIGGDYPLSATIMAEFANKRLRGGFIAAVFSMQGFGILASSIVTMVMCTIFGQKDLKTSDADLAWRLILMLGAVPTALTYYWRMMMPETARYTALVELNVLKAARDMEPVLDVSLSQIAEDHLIPPSPPSYRLFSKQFFLLHGRDLLACSISWFLLDIVFYINNLCQPHIYKMYLHKMYLHNEKAGEALTAFQAAEALTAFQAAEALTAFQAAFEVARLQAIVVVGSTIPGYFAAVYLIDRVGRVRIQAVGFLFMAIAYFFIGNIHWKHHGGLFMFVYCLTFFFSNCGPNTTTFIVPAELFPARFRSTCHGIAGAVGKVGAMIGAVGFLMATHNDDEFGSDMTLSMRVMLNILGGICVVGMVVTMLFTRETMGRSLEENENANESKDES